One genomic region from Marmota flaviventris isolate mMarFla1 chromosome 6, mMarFla1.hap1, whole genome shotgun sequence encodes:
- the Skic2 gene encoding superkiller complex protein 2, with amino-acid sequence MLETERLVLPSPDPLNLPLRTVELGCTGRWELLNVPGTPESTLPHGLPPCAPDLHQEAEQLFLSSPAWLPLHGVEHSARKWQRKTDPWSLLAAPGAPVPSDLQAQRHPTTGQILGYKEVLLENTNLSATTSLSLRRPPGPVSQSLWGNPTQYPFWPGGMDEPTITDLSTCEEAEEDIDFEKDLLTIPPGFKKGVNFAPKDHPAPAPGLLSLSRLLEPLDLGVGDEDEGEAKGESEGPRGDSVSASTCSVPLARASSLEDLVLKEASTVISPPEPPKPPPQEQWAIPVDVTSPVGDFYRLIPQPAFQWAFEPDVFQKQAILHLEQHDSVFVAAHTSAGKTVVAEYAIALAQKHMTRTIYTSPIKALSNQKFRDFRNTFGDVGLLTGDVQLHPEASCLIMTTEILRSMLYSGSDVIRDLEWVIFDEVHYINDAERGVVWEEVLIMLPDHVSIILLSATVPNALEFADWIGRLKRRQIYVISTVARPVPLEHYLFTGNSPKTQGELFLLLDSRGAFHTKGYYAAVEAKKERMSKHAQTFGAKQPTHQGGPAQDRGVYLSLLASLRARAQLPVVVFTFSRGRCDEQASGLTSLDLTTSSEKSEIHLFLQRCLARLRGSDRQLPQVLHMSELLHRGLGVHHSGILPILKEIVEMLFSRGLVKVLFATETFAMGVNMPARTVVFDSMRKHDGSTFRDLLPGEYVQMAGRAGRRGLDPTGTVILLCKGRVPEMADLHRMMMGKPSQLQSQFRLTYTMILNLLRVDALRVEDMMKRSFSEFPSRKDSKAHEQALAELTKRLGALEEPDMTGQLVDLPEYYSWGEELTETRNMIQQRIIESVNGLKSLSTGRVVVVKNREHHNALGVILQVSSNSTSRIFTTLVLCDKLVSEDPQDKDPATPNVPHPDDLVGFKLFLPEGPCDHTVAKLQPGDVAAITTKVLRVNGEKILEDFSKRQQPKFRKDPPLAAVTTAVQELLRLAQAYPAGPPTLDPVNDLQLKDVSVVEGGLRARKLEELIRGAQCVHSPRFSAQYLKLRERMQIQKEMERLRFLLSDQSLLLLPEYHQRVEVLRTLGYVDQAGTVKLAGRVACAMSSHELLLTELMFDNALSALRPEEIAALLSGLVCQSPGDPGDQLPSTLKQGVERVRAVAKRIGEVQVACGLNQTVEEFVGELNFGLVEVVYEWARGMPFSELAGLSGTPEGLVVRCIQRLAEMCRSLRGAARLVGEPVLGAKMETAATLLRRDIVFAASLYTQ; translated from the exons ATGTTGGAGACCGAGAGACTTG TGCTTCCTTCCCCCGACCCCCTGAACCTGCCGCTTCGGACCGTGGAACTGggatgcacagggcgctgggagCTGCTGAACGTGCCTGGGACTCCAGAGAGCACC CTTCCCCATGGCCTTCCTCCCTGTGCCCCAGATCTGCACCAAGAAGCAGAACAGTTGTTTCTGTCCTCTCCAGCCTGGTTGCCACTGCATGGTGTGGAGCATTCAGCTCG aaaatggCAGAGGAAGACAGATCCCTGGTCACTCCTGGCTGCCCCCGGGGCTCCAGTTCCATCTGACCTTCAGGCCCAAAGACACCCAACAACAGGCCAGATCCTGGGCTACAAGGAG GTCCTGCTGGAGAACACAAACCTGTCAGCCACAACCTCCTTATCTCTTCGCCGGCCTCCAGGGCCAGTCTCCCAGTCTCTATGGGGGAACCCAACACAGTACCCTTTCTGGCCAG GTGGGATGGATGAGCCCACCATAACAGATCTGAGCACTtgtgaggaggctgaggaggatatAGACTTTGAGAAAG ATCTTCTCACCATTCCACCTGGCTTTAAGAAAGGCGTGAATTTTGCCCCCAAGG ATCACCCAGCTCCAGCTCCTGGGCTACTCAGCCTTAGCCGTCTGCTGGAGCCTCTAGATTTGGGAGTGGGTGATGAGGATGAGGGCGAGGCAAAGGGAGAGTCTGAAGGTCCCAGAGGGGACAGTGTTTCAGCCTCTACTTGCAGTGTTCCCCTGGCCCGGGCAAGCAGCTTGGAGGACCTAGTGTTAAAG GAAGCATCCACAGTCATATCCCCGCCAGAGCCTCCCAAACCTCCACCTCAGGAGCAGTGGGCCATTCCTGTAGATGTCACCTCCCCTGTTGGTGATTTCTATCGTCTTATTCCCCAGCCAGCCTTCCAG TGGGCATTTGAGCCAGATGTGTTTCAGAAACAAGCCATCCTGCACTTGGAACAACATGACTCTGTCTTTGTAGCAGCTCACACATCTGCAGGGAAGACAGTTGTGGCTGAATATGCCATTGCCCTGGCCCAGAAACACATGACACG CACCATCTACACTTCACCTATCAAAGCCCTGAGCAATCAGAAGTTCCGGGACTTCCGAAACACATTTGGGGATGTGGGGCTTCTCACTGGGGATGTGCAGCTCCACCCAGAGGCCTCCTGCCTTATCATGACGACAGAGATCCTCCG CTCCATGCTGTACAGTGGCTCTGATGTCATTCGGGATCTGGAGTGGGTCATCTTTGATGAGGTTCACTATATTAATGATGCAGAG CGTGGGGTCGTGTGGGAGGAGGTGCTCATTATGCTCCCTGACCATGTCTCCATCATCCTTCTGAGTGCTACCGTCCCTAATGCCCTGGAGTTTGCTGACTGGATTGG GAGACTGAAGCGTCGCCAGATCTATGTGATCAGCACTGTTGCTCGCCCTGTGCCCCTGGAGCACTATCTCTTCACAGGGAATAGCCCCAAGACCCAGGGAGAGCTCTTTCTGCTGCTGGACTCTCGAGGGGCCTTCCATACCAAGGG GTACTATGCAGCTGTAGAGGCCAAGAAGGAGAGAATGAGCAAACATGCCCAGACCTTTGGGGCCAAGCAGCCCACACACCAGGGGGGCCCTGCACAG GACCGTGGGGTGTACCTGTCACTCCTGGCCTCCCTCCGTGCCCGGGCCCAGCTGCCTGTGGTAGTGTTTACCTTCTCCCGGGGCCGCTGTGATGAGCAAGCCTCAGGCCTCACCTCACTTGACCTTACCACGAGTTCAGAGAAGAGTGAGATTCACCTCTTTCTGCAGCGTTGCCTTGCTCGTCTCAGGGGCTCTGACCGCCAACTGCCTCAG GTCCTGCACATGTCTGAACTCCTGCACCGTGGCCTGGGTGTACACCACAGTGGCATCTTGCCCATTCTCAAGGAGATTGTGGAGATGCTCTTCAGCCGTGGCCTGGTCAAG GTCTTGTTTGCCACAGAGACCTTTGCCATGGGTGTAAACATGCCAGCACGTACAGTGGTGTTTGACTCCATGCGTAAGCATGATGGCTCCACTTTCCGGGACCTGCTACCTGGGGAGTATGTACAGATGGCTGGCCGGGCAGGCCGGAGGGGCTTGGACCCCACAGGCACTGTCATCCTTCTCTGCAAGGGTCGTGTGCCTGAGATGGCAGATCTGCACCGCATGATGATG GGGAAGCCATCCCAGCTGCAGTCCCAGTTCCGCCTCACGTACACTATGATTCTTAACCTGCTTCGGGTAGATGCCCTCAGGGTGGAGGACATGATGAAGAGGAGCTTCTCTGAGTTTCCATCCCGTAAAGACAGCAAG GCCCATGAACAGGCGCTGGCTGAACTAACCAAGAGGCTGGGTGCCTTGGAGGAGCCTGATATGACTGGTCAATTGGTAGACCTACCAGAGTATTACAGCTGGGGGGAGGAACTGACAGAGACCCGGAACATGATCCAG CAACGCATCATAGAGTCGGTGAATGGGCTGAAATCTCTCTCCACAGGAAGAGTGGTGGTTGTGAAGAATCGGGAGCATCACAATGCACTGGGTGTGATCCTGCAG GTCTCCTCAAACTCCACCAGCAGAATTTTCACAACCCTGGTCTTGTGTGATAAGCTTGTGTCTGAGGATCCACAGGACAAGGATCCAGCCACTCCAAATGTGCCCCACCCAGATGACCTAGTAGGGTTTAAGCTGTTCCTGCCTGAAG GGCCCTGTGACCATACTGTGGCCAAGCTTCAGCCAGGAGATGTGGCTGCCATCACCACCAAGGTGCTCCGGGTGAATGGTGAGAAGATCTTGGAGGACTTCAGCAAGAGGCAGCAACCAAAATTCAG GAAGGATCCTCCCCTTGCAGCTGTGACCACTGCTGTCCAGGAATTGCTTCGTCTGGCTCAAGCCTACCCAGCAGGACCTCCCACCCTTGACCCTGTTAATGACCTACAGCTCAAGGATGTGTCAGTGGTAGAGGGGGGACTCCGGGCCCGGAAGCTGGAAGAGCTAATTCGGGGAGCCCAGTGTGTACACAGCCCCCGTTTTTCTGCCCAG TATTTGAAGCTGAGGGAACGAATGCAGATTCAGAAGGAGATGGAGCGGCTGCGCTTCCTACTGTCAGATCAGTCACTGCTGCTGCTCCCTGAGTATCACCAGCGAGTAGAG GTACTCCGAACGCTGGGTTACGTGGACCAGGCAGGTACTGTGAAGTTGGCAGGGCGGGTAGCTTGTGCCATGAGCAGCCATGAATTGCTCCTCACTGAGCTCATGTTTGACAATGCACTGAGCGCCCTGCGGCCTGAGGAGATCGCAGCTCTGCTTTCTGGCCTGGTCTGCCAGAGTCCCGGGGACCCTGGGGATCAGCTTCCAAGCACCCTCAAGCAG GGAGTAGAACGCGTCCGAGCCGTGGCAAAGCGGATTGGTGAGGTCCAGGTGGCCTGTGGTCTGAACCAGACAGTGGAGGAATTTGTGGGGGAGCTGAATTTTGGACTTGTTGAGGTTGTGTACGAGTGGGCCCGGGGCATG CCCTTCTCTGAGTTGGCAGGGCTCTCGGGGACCCCTGAAGGCCTGGTGGTCCGCTGCATCCAGCGCCTGGCTGAGATGTGTCGCTCACTTCGAGGGGCAGCCCGCCTGGTAGGGGAGCCTGTGCTGGGAGCCAAGATGGAGACAGCAGCTACCCTGTTACGAAGGGACATTGTCTTTGCAGCTAGCCTTTACACCCAGTGA
- the Cfb gene encoding complement factor B: protein MGCHLSPHLCLVSLVLGLLPRGVNTIPLLAQPQGSCSLEGVEIKGGSFQLLQEGKTLEYICPSGFYPYPVQTRTCRSTGSWSSLKTRDQKIVKKAECRAIYCPRPQEFENGYYWPRSSYYNVSDEISFQCYHGYILRGSANRTCQVNGRWDGQTAICDDGAGYCPNPGIPIGTRKVGSQYRLEDTVTYHCSRGLTLRGSQQRKCQEGGSWSGTEPSCQDTFMYDTPQEVAEAFLSSLTETIEGVDAEDGHSPGEQQKRKIVLDPSGSMNIYLVLDGSDSIGTGNFTGAKRCLANLIEKIASYGVRPRYALVTYATEPKVVIRVSDQKSSDADWVTEKLNQISYEDHKLKTGTNTKRALQAVYNMMNWAGDVPPEGWNRTRHVIILMTDGLYNMGGDPVTIIGEIRDLLDIGRDRKNPREDYLDVYVFGVGPLVDQVNINALASKKDNEQHVFKVKDMENLEDVFYQMIDETQTLGLCGMVWEHRKGTDYHKQPWHAKISVTRPLKGHENCMGAVVSEYFVLTAAHCFTVDDQKHSIKVSVGGKRQDLEIEEVLFHPNYNINGKKEKGISEFYDYDVALIKLKNKLKYSQTLRPICLPCTEGTTRALRLPQTATCKQHKEELLPVKDVKAMFVSEEEKKLTRKEVYIKNGDKKASCERDAQYAPGYDKVKDISEVVTPRFLCTGGVYPYADPNTCKGDSGGPLIIHKKSRFIQVGVISWGVVDVCKDHRLQQQVPAHARDFHVNLFQVLPWLKEKLKDEDLGFL from the exons ATGGGGTGCCATCTCAGCCCCCACCTCTGTCTGGTATCTTTGGTCTTGGGCCTCTTGCCCAGAG GTGTGAACACAATTCCATTGCTGGCCCAGCCCCAAGGCTCCTGCTCTCTGGAGGGGGTAGAGATCAAAGGTGGCTCCTTCCAACTTCTCCAAGAGGGCAAGACCCTGGAGTACATATGTCCCTCTGGCTTCTACCCATACCCTGTCCAGACACGCACCTGCAGATCCACAGGGTCCTGGAGTTCCCTAAAGACTCGAGACCAAAAGATTGTCAAGAAAGCAGAGTGCAGAG CGATTTACTGCCCAAGACCTCAGGAATTTGAGAATGGGTACTACTGGCCCAGGTCTTCTTATTACAATGTGAGCGATGAGATCTCTTTCCAATGCTACCATGGATACATTCTCCGGGGCTCTGCCAATCGCACCTGCCAAGTAAATGGCCGGTGGGATGGGCAAACAGCAATCTGCGATGATGGAG CGGGGTACTGCCCAAACCCGGGCATTCCCATTGGCACAAGGAAGGTGGGAAGCCAGTACCGCCTTGAAGACACAGTCACTTACCACTGCAGCCGGGGGCTTACCCTGCGTGGCTCCCAACAGCGAAAATGCCAGGAAGGTGGATCTTGGAGTGGGACAGAGCCTTCCTGCCAAG ACACCTTCATGTATGACACCCCTCAAGAGGTGGCCGAAGCCTTCCTGTCTTCCCTGACAGAGACCATAGAAGGAGTTGATGCTGAGGACGGGCACAGCCCAG GGGAACAACAGAAGCGGAAGATTGTCCTGGATCCCTCAGGCTCCATGAACATCTACCTGGTGCTGGATGGATCTGACAGCATTGGGACCGGCAACTTCACAGGGGCTAAGAGGTGTCTCGCCAACTTAATTGAGAAG ATAGCAAGTTATGGGGTGAGGCCAAGATATGCTCTAGTGACATATGCCACAGAACCCAAAGTTGTGATCAGAGTGTCTGATCAAAAGAGCAGCGATGCAGACTGGGTCACAGAGAAACTCAACCAAATCAGTTACGAAG ACCACAAATTGAAGACAGGGACTAATACCAAGAGGGCCCTCCAGGCAGTGTACAACATGATGAACTGGGCAGGAGATGTCCCCCCTGAAGGCTGGAACCGTACTCGCCACGTCATCATCCTGATGACTGATG GCTTGTACAACATGGGTGGGGATCCAGTCACTATTATTGGTGAGATCCGGGACTTGCTGGACATTGGCAGGGATCGCAAAAACCCAAGGGAGGATTATTTGG ACGTATATGTGTTTGGGGTCGGGCCTCTGGTGGACCAAGTGAACATCAATGCTTTGGCTTCCAAGAAGGACAATGAGCAGCATGTGTTCAAAGTCAAGGACATGGAAAATCTGGAGGATGTTTTCTACCAAATGATTG ATGAAACCCAGACTCTGGGGCTCTGCGGCATGGTTTGGGAACACAGGAAAGGTACTGATTACCACAAGCAACCATGGCATGCCAAGATCTCAGTCACT CGCCCTTTGAAGGGACATGAGAATTGTATGGGGGCTGTGGTGTCTGAGTACTTTGTGCTGACAGCGGCACACTGTTTCACTGTGGATGACCAAAAACACTCAATCAAGGTCAGCGTGG GAGGGAAGAGGCAGGACCTGGAGATAGAAGAAGTCCTATTTCACCCCAACTACAACATcaatgggaaaaaggaaaaaggaatttcTGAATTTTATGACTATGATGTTGCCTTGATCAAGCTCAAGAATAAACTGAAGTACAGCCAGACTCTTAG GCCCATTTGTCTGCCCTGCACCGAGGGAACAACTCGAGCTTTGCGACTCCCTCAGACAGCCACTTGCAAGCAACACA AGGAAGAGCTGCTCCCTGTCAAGGATGTCAAAGCAATGTTCGtttctgaggaagagaaaaagctgACTCGAAAGGAGGTTTACATCAAGAATGGAGATAAG AAAGCCAGCTGTGAGAGAGATGCTCAATATGCTCCAGGCTATGATAAAGTCAAGGATATCTCAGAAGTTGTCACCCCTAGGTTCCTCTGCACTGGAGGGGTATATCCCTATGCTGATCCCAATACTTGCAAAG GTGACTCTGGTGGTCCTCTGATTATTCACAAGAAAAGTCGCTTCATTCAA GTTGGTGTGATCAGCTGGGGAGTAGTGGATGTCTGCAAAGACCACAGACTGCAACAGCAGGTACCTGCTCACGCCCGGGACTTTCACGTCAATCTCTTCCAAGTGCTGCCCTGGCTCAAGGAGAAACTCAAAGATGAGGATCTGGGTTTTCTATGA
- the Dxo gene encoding decapping and exoribonuclease protein has product MEPRGTKRRAEKLEVAEPRNKLAYSASSLPTEPALYSGPFPFYRRPSELGCFSLDAQRQYHGDARALRYYSPPPTNGPGPEFDLRDGYPDRYLPRDEEVREGLDHLLRWLLEHRGQLEGGPGWLAGAIVTWRGHLTKLLTTPYERQEGWQLAASRFQGTLYLSEVETPAARAQRLARPPLLRELMYMGYKFEQYMCADKPGGSPDPSGEVNTNVAFCSVLRSRLGNHPLLFSGEVDCTDPQAPSTQPPTCYVELKTSKEMYSPGQWRSFYRHKLLKWWAQSFLPGVPKVVAGFRNPEGFVCSLKTFPTMEMFEHVRNDRDGWNPSVCMNFCAAFLSFAQSTVVQDDSRLVHLFSWEPGGPVTVSVHRDAPYAFLPMWYVEAMTQDLPSVPKTPSPTE; this is encoded by the exons ATGGAGCCCAGAGGGACCAAGAGAAGAGCAGAAAAGTTAGAGGTAGCTGAACCTCGGAACAAACTTGCCTATTCCGCATCCTCACTACCCACAGAGCCTGCACTCTACTCTGGACCCTTTCCTTTCTACCGGCGCCCTTCTGAATTAGGCTGCTTCTCTCTGGATGCACAACGCCAATACCATGGAGATGCCCGAGCCCTCCGCTACTACAGCCCACCCCCCACCAATGGTCCAGGCCCTGAATTTGACCTGAGAGATGGATACCCTGATCGATACCTGCCCAGGGATGAGGAGGTCCGAGAGGGGCTGGACCACTTGCTACGCTGGCTCCTGGAACACCGAGGCCAGCTGGAGGG AGGTCCAGGCTGGCTGGCAGGGGCCATAGTGACATGGCGGGGACACTTGACAAAGTTGCTGACAACACCATATGAGCGGCAAGAAGGCTGGCAGTTGGCAGCCTCCAGGTTCCAGGGGACACTGTACCTGAGTGAAGTGGAGACCCCAGCTGCTCGAGCTCAGAGGCTTGCTCGGCCACCCCTTCTCCGGGAGCTTATGTACATGGGGTACAAGTTTGAGCAGTATATGTGTGCAG ACAAACCCGGAGGCTCCCCAGACCCCTCTGGGGAAGTTAACACCAACGTCGCCTTCTGCTCTGTGCTACGCAGCCGCCTGGGAAACCACCCTCTGCTCTTTTCCGGGGAGGTAGACTGCACAGACCCCCAGGCCCCATCTACACAGCCTCCCACCTGTTATGTGGAGCTCAAGACCTCCAAGGAGATGTACAGCCCTGGACAGTGGAGGAGCTTCTACAG ACACAAGCTTCTGAAATGGTGGGCTCAGTCATTCCTCCCAGGAGTCCCAAAAGTTGTTGCTGGCTTCCGTAACCCAGAGGGTTTCGTCTGTTCTCTCAAGACCTTTCCTACCATGGAGATGTTTGAACACGTCAGG AATGACCGTGATGGCTGGAATCCCTCTGTGTGCATGAActtctgtgctgccttccttAGCTTTGCCCAGAGCACAGTTGTCCAGGATGACTCCAG GCTTGTCCACCTCTTCTCCTGGGAGCCTGGTGGCCCAGTCACAGTGTCTGTACATCGAGATGCACCCTATGCCTTCCTGCCTATGTGGTACGTGGAAGCTATGACACAGGACCTCCCATCAGTTCCCAAGACACCCTCCCCAACAGAGTGA
- the Nelfe gene encoding negative elongation factor E has product MLVIPPGLSEEEEALQKKFNKLKKKKKALLALKKQSSSSTASQGGVKRSLSEQPVVDTATATEQAKQLVKSGAISAIKAETKNSGFKRSRTLEGKLKDPEKGPVPTFQPFQRSISADDDLQESSRRPQRKSLYESFVSSSDRLWELGPDGEEAEGPASGDGPPRSFDWGYEERGSARSSTSPPRSRDRSHERNRDRDRDRERDRDRDRDRDRDRDRDRDRDRDRDRDRDRDRDRDRDREGPFRRSDSFPERRAPRKGNTLYVYGEDMTPTLLRGAFSPFGNIIDLSMDPPRNCAFVTYEKMESADQAVAELNGTQVESVQLKVNIARKQPMLDAATGKSLWGSLAVQNSPKGCHRDKRTQIVYNDDVYEENLVDDF; this is encoded by the exons ATGTTGGTGATACCCCCCGGACTGagcgaggaggaggaggctcTGCAGAAGAAATTCAACAAACTCAAGAAAAAG AAAAAGGCATTGCTGGCTCTGAAGAAGCAAAGTAGCAGCAGCACAGCCAGCCAAGGTGGCGTCAAACGCT CACTGTCAGAGCAGCCTGTGGTGGACACAGCTACAGCAACAGAGCAGGCAAAGCAACTGGTGAAGTCAGGGGCTATCAGTGCCATCAAAGCTGAGACCAAGAACTCAGGCTTCAAACGTTCTCGAACCCTAGAGGGAAAGCTAAAG GACCCTGAGAAGGGGCCAGTCCCTACTTTCCAGCCCTTCCAGAGGAGTATATCTGCTGACGATGACCTGCAGGAG tCATCCAGACGTCCCCAGAGGAAATCTTTGTATGAGAG CTTTGTATCTTCTAGTGATAGACTTTGGGAACTAGGGCCAGATGGAGAAGAAGCAGAGGGCCCAGCGTCTGGTGATGGTCCCCCTCGAAGCTTTGACTGGGGCTATGAAGAACGTGGCAGTGCTCGCTCCTCAACCTCCCCTCCCCGAAGCCGGGACCGCAGCCACGAGAGGAACCGGGACAGAGACCGAGATCGGGAGCGGGACAGAGATCGAGATCGGGACCGGGATCGAGACAGAGACCGAGATCGAGATAGAGACAGGGATAGAGATCGAGATCGAGACCGGGACAGGGATAGAGACCGAGACCGAGAGGGCCCTTTCCGCA GGTCAGACTCATTCCCTGAACGCCGGGCCCCTCGGAAGGGGAACACTCTGTACGTGTATGGAGAAGACATGACACCCACTCTCCTCCGAGGGGCCTTCTCTCCCTTTGGAAACATCATTGACCTCTCCATGGACCCACCCAGAAA CTGTGCCTTCGTCACCTATGAAAAGATGGAGTCAGCAGATCAGGCCGTTGCCGAG CTCAACGGGACCCAGGTGGAGTCCGTACAGCTCAAAGTCAACATAGCCCGAAAACAGCCCATGCTGGATGCTGCTACTGGCAAGTCTCTCTGGGGCTCCCTTG CTGTCCAGAATAGCCCTAAGGGTTGCCACCGGGACAAGAGGACCCAGATTGTCTACAATGATGATGTCTATGAGGAAAACCTTGTGGATGACTTCTAG